A window of the Amblyomma americanum isolate KBUSLIRL-KWMA unplaced genomic scaffold, ASM5285725v1 scaffold_428, whole genome shotgun sequence genome harbors these coding sequences:
- the LOC144112603 gene encoding uncharacterized protein LOC144112603, translating into MADRNFGVFLGQSPPDEQRLLNHSVPSTSTSVNTHWDKPTGKQIHQCTHCGNVFKQRSYLVKHIRTHTGDRPYHCSDCDSTFAYKDSLVRHLRTHTGDRPYRCDHCDSKFSVKSSLHNHLRTHTGDRPYCCDHCGSAFVERSHLVKHVRIHTGEKPYQCQMCPMAFAQKGTLVAHVLPGSLGSRRSLRDG; encoded by the coding sequence atggcagaccgcaactttggcgtgtttcttggacaaagtccacctgatgaacagcgccttctcaaccacagtgtgccatccactagtacaagcgtgaatactcactgggacaagcccacaggcaagcagattcaccagtgcacccactgcggcaacgtTTTCAAGCAGAGATCATACCTAGTGaagcacattcgcacccacacaggcgaccgcccgtatcattgcagtgactgtgatagcacattcgcttataaggacagcctggtcagacacctgcgcacgcatacgggtgatcgaccgtaccgttgtgaccactgtgacagcaaattttcagtaaagagcagtttgcacaatcacctgcgcacccatacgggtgatcgtccgtactgttgtgaccactgtggcagtgcatttgtagaaaggagccacctggtaaagcacgtccgcatccacactggtgagaagccataccagtgccaaatgtgccccatggcatttgcacaaaagggaacccttgtggcacac